The window GATAATATGTTTCCTTATTATCCTCTCGGTGACATTAAAGTAGATGGTGAATTAGTTAATAAATAAGAATAGAATAACAGGATAAAAAAAATACAGCTATGACTGAAGAAATTATTGTTGCAGGATTTGGTGGACAAGGAGTTCTTTCCATGGGTAAAATACTTGCCTATTCTGGCATTATGCAAGACCAGGAAGTTAGCTGGATGCCATCATATGGACCAGAAATGAGGGGCGGAACTGCTAATGTTACAGTTATTCTTAGCGATGATAGAGTTAGTTCTCCAATTCTCAATAGTTACGATACTGGAATAATTCTCAATCAACAATCAATGGATAAGTTTGAGGAATCGATTAAGGTAGGGGGAACTTTGCTTTACGATCCAAATGGTATTACCCGTCATC of the Bacteroidota bacterium genome contains:
- a CDS encoding 2-oxoglutarate ferredoxin oxidoreductase subunit gamma, translating into MTEEIIVAGFGGQGVLSMGKILAYSGIMQDQEVSWMPSYGPEMRGGTANVTVILSDDRVSSPILNSYDTGIILNQQSMDKFEESIKVGGTLLYDPNGITRHPSRTDIKIYKINAAEKAAEMGNTKIFNMVVLGAYLKIKPIVKMENVIKGLKKSLPERYHHMVALNEEAIYKGMENVIE